Proteins encoded in a region of the Melospiza georgiana isolate bMelGeo1 chromosome 2, bMelGeo1.pri, whole genome shotgun sequence genome:
- the ANKRD49 gene encoding ankyrin repeat domain-containing protein 49 has product MNKDKQADEDDDDSELFEDFTEHFNQLELLETHRHLIPVGTQSCWSGQSDDDDDEQERTEEWYEMQEKKMEKHPEKLLLWAAENNRLGTVKRLLTEKLAPVNARDEDQYTPLHRAAYSGHLDVAHELVAQGADVHAQTVDGWTPLHSACKWNNTSVAAFLLQQGADINAQTNGLLTPLHIAAGNKNSRETLELLLMNRYVKPDLKNNLDETALDIARRTDIYHYLFEIVEDCINTVSP; this is encoded by the exons ATGAATAAAGACAAGCAAGCTGATGAGGACGATGATGACAGCGAGCTGTTCGAAGACTTCACAGAGCATTTTAACCAACTTGAACTGCTGGAGACGCACAGGCATTTGATTCCTGTAGGAACTCAGAGCTGTTGGTCAGGACAgtctgatgatgatgatgatgagcaAGAAAGAACGGAGGAATGGTACGAaatgcaagaaaagaaaatggaaaaacatccaGAGAAATTGCTACTCTGGGCGGCTGAAAACAATCGG CTGGGTACGGTGAAGAGGCTCCTGACAGAAAAGCTGGCTCCAGTGAACGCTCGTGATGAGGATCAGTACACTCCTCTGCACCGAGCTGCCTACAGCGGGCACCTGGACGTTGCACACGAGCTGGTGGCCCAAGGGGCCGACGTGCACGCGCAGACCGTGGATGGCTGGACGCCCCTGCACAGCGCCTGCAAGTGGAACAACACCAGCGTGGCCGcgttcctgctgcagcagggcgcGGACATCAACGCGCAGACAAACGGGCTGCTGACACCCCTGCACATCGCTGCAGGAAACAAGAACAGCAGGGAAACCCTTGAGCTCCTGCTGATGAATCGCTACGTGAAGCCAGACTTGAAAAACAACTTGGATGAAACTGCCCTTGACATTGCAAGGAGGACTGATATATATCACTACCTTTTTGAAATAGTAGAAGACTGCATAAACACTGTGTCCCCCTAA